Part of the Camelus bactrianus isolate YW-2024 breed Bactrian camel chromosome 23, ASM4877302v1, whole genome shotgun sequence genome, acaggagacaGGTTAGAAGCCGCACGGCCTGGGGGCCCTGCTACCCTCTTCTTCACACACCGTGCACACGGTTTACTGCCGACTAGGCAGATGTGACGAGTAAAGCCTGGGCTTTCTGTGTCATACCAGCAGCAAAATTTCAAATCCTGGCCTCTCACGGCCAAGAGTTCCTAGTCCATGAGCCAGGTTTTAATTTGGACGATCAATAACCTTAAATTTCTCTCTAGCAGCTGAGATCTTAACAGTGATGCTCGGGGCTCTGTTGACCCGCTCCAGCTGTCTGCTTTGGGGTGATCAGGACAGGCTCCCCACATGCTGACCCTCAGGTGGCATTTGGAGGAGAGCTGGACTGGGGAGTCGGGAGGCTGGGCTTCAGCCTGACTCCGCCGTGTGACCTTGAGCACAAAACTCCACCCTCCTCAGCCTGTTTTCTCGTCCTCCATGGAAGTAGGGTACCTGCCTCCCTTGGCTGGCGGAGCAGATAGTAAGTCACCTGCCCGGCTCTGCAGAGCCTGGTGGGCCTGGGCCTGCCCGGTGGCACCTGGCCTCTCTGGACAGAAGGCAAGTCTGACTTGTCTCAGGCTGACCCAGGAGCTGAGGCACCCATGGGGTCAGGCATTTCAACTCCTAAGCTCTTAGAGCGCAAAGGAACTTTAGGGTTATCTGGTTTAATCCTCACATTGGATAAATGAGAACACGGAAGAGCACAGAGGGAGACAGCATAACCACAGTCAGGGCTCAGAGCAGCAAACCCAGAACTAGGACACAAGCCTCTAAACCCCTAGGCCTGGAGCCTTCCTGCGGGGCTGGCAGAGCTGCCTGGTGGAAGCAGGACCCCTGCCCCCCAGATCCCCCAAATCTCCACAGTGACCCCCGAGACTGCTCCCCACACCCTGGCCTCCACTGAACGCCCTGTGACAAACTCTGTGAGACACACCTGCTCGTGGTCACTCCTCTGTGACCCCACCTGCCATGTACCCCAGGCCACAGGGAGCACCAGCCTGGTTCACCCGACTTCACACCACAGACCAGACTCTGGTGAGACCCCCTTGGGGGAGTGAGGTCCATTTTTAAGAACCAGGGAGAGACAAATGGCTCAAAAATACCCGTGCCCAGTGGAGCCCAAGCATGGGACTTGCTGGGCCTCAGGCCATCCGGAAGCCAAAGAACCTGGGCCAGAACACAGGGAGTTTCTCAGTGCCCCTCCACCCTGAGTTTTCAGAAGTAAGGCACATGAAATCCTGTCTTTCCACAGGCCTTGCCAGACACAGGCCCTGACTTGCTCCCCGAGGGTGCCTACCATCCTGCCTTAAACACAGAGCCTCGGCCCCCACCCCGGCTTGACTCCCTTGAGTCATTTTCCTGGTGCGCTGCTGCGCGTGGCCCCCACCTACGCTGGGTGGTGAAGGACCATTGCCCCCCTGAGCCCACCCGGTGTGCCCTGCAGCCTGGGTTTGTGCAACAAGTGAAGGGGCCCAGACCCACCTCCACCTCTCCTGTTTCATTCTCCTTTAGCACGAAGCTGAGGACATCCGTGTCGGGCCCGGCGAGTAGGCGCAGGTAGAGGGGGCGGTCAGCCACGGAGAGTTTCTGGAAGAATACTGGAAACCAAGACAGGGGGTTGGGCACGGGTCTTGGAAAAAGAAGGGCAGGGGCCCAGGATGGGTGGGGACAGAACTGGAGATGCAGAGCTGGGTGTTTCTAACTGAAAGCAGTCATCCTTTTAACCTAATGACATGAACCTGACGAGAATAAACAGGGTAACCACCTTTATCTTTGGTGTCTGCTGGAGTTGGAAGCATGTTTCCATTCACATCATCCCCCAAAAGATTAGCAGGAGTGGTGGGGCGGGGTCTGTCCCATGCACCAGATTAGGAAGTGAGAGCCCAGGGTGTGGTTTCCTGAAGTCACATGTGGAGGGAGGGCACCAAGGGCGGGCAGGACCCACGTGTGGTCCTTCCACAGACCCGATGCCACGTGGGTGGCTGGACTGCAGTTCCAAGAGACGCCCACTCCTCCCGCCCACGTGTGGCAGGGTCTAGCAGGGGAGcacagaggtgggaaggggagTTTCTGGTTGGGAGCTCGCTCTCTCCTACCTTGCCCGTCCTTGTGTATCCGCTTAAAAAGTGCAAACTTCTGGGGATTGTCCACGACCATGAACTTCTTGAGCAGCCCCTGGATGACCTCGCTGACCGTGGTGGTGCTGCTGATGTGCAGCTGCTTGATGGCATCCAGCGGCAGGTAGAAGGATGTCCGCTTGTCCGTGGTGGCTGCCAGGTTCACTTCCTTGATGGCGTCATAGATGGACTGGGGCCGGATCCCGGCCGGCACGGTCACCGGCCGCTGAAGTTTCAAATGCACTTTGATGAAACCCGTGTAGGTGCCGTCTTCACTCTGCCAGGGGTGGGAGGTAGTGTGGGGTCAGGGCGGGTTTGTTCTGCTTAATCCTATCTGCACTCTGGGCCACAGACCCAGGTCCCAGGGGCCACAGGGGCTTTTCCTAATGGCAGTGCCACCCTAGTCAGCCCCCTACCTGTCTCGCTGagttccttcctgcctctgctcacCTGGGAGTGCTGGAGGGGCAGAGACACTGTTCCCCCACATTGGACCAGCAGAAGGCCCACAGTATCCAGCTGCACGTGGGGCCACTATGGCTTTCCCTCCCAAGAGGCTCAGGCTGCCTGTCCCAAATCCCCCTGCCACCAGATAGGTGCTGATCGCCTTTGGTGAGTCCCCACACCAGGAGGCAGGGCCTGGAGTAGCCTCTCTAATTTGCCCTTCCAAACCACGGAGGAACAGGAAGGCTCTCTAACAAGGTCCTCAGAGAGCCAGCCCACTGGATTTCCTCCTGCATCTCTTTCCAAAACCCAGCAGCCTGCAACACTTAAACCTGGGCCCACCTGCCACTGGATTTCCTGGCGCCTAGTCTGGCTGAAgccccaaagtgctagttgccgCCAGCCACCAGCAGGGGGCAGGGTTCTCCTACcgtctgctcccctccccactgaaTACCAGCCCTTCCCAACCTGGCACAAAGTTGGTGCCCTCTCCTCTCTGAGATCTAAGGAAGTGTCCCTGGACACAGGCTGTAACTGTGCAGCCACcaagaaggggaggaggaggaacctCCAGGGCCCTGAGTCACAGCTCCCACAAAAGCTTTGACAAAAGGGCACTGCTATCTCTATTTTACACttaagctcagagaggttaagaaagtttCCCAAAGCCACAAGTTAAAAAGGGGAAGAGCCAGAGATTGGATCTGGATCTTATTCTAAAGCCCATTCTATTTGCCTAAAGCACGTGGAGGCCCCTGACACCCTGGACTCTCAGCCTCACACAACCTCTGAGGCCTCCAGAGGCCCCAAGAAAGGGGAGGGACCTCCAGCGTGGTCCCAGAATCCAGAGGGAAGCAGGGGAGCCACACTGGATGGGGGTGAGGAGTAGGGGGGTGGAGAAAGGGAGCTGGTGCAGGGagtaggggaggggagtgggggagggggaaggggaggggagtgggggaggggaagggagaggggacggccccccaccccgccccccaggaCGGAGAGCGGGGTGGGGCGCGCGCTCACCAGCTTCATGCCCAGGCAGTTGTTCTCCCGGGTGTTGTAGCTGTCGATCTTCTGCTTGATCTCCTGCAGCGTGGGTGGCGGGCACTGCGGCTCCTCTGCGGGTTTACAGACATTCTGGAACAAAGATGTGAAGGTGGGTGTACACTGGTTCTCAGGATGAGAAAGGGAACCGCCACGTCCTCCCAAAGGCCAATCTGACCAAGCGTAAGTGAGCCCCAGCCCCACGTGGTGTAAAGGAATCACGTGGACTCAGGCTGAAAACAATCGAAGGTCAAAGCCCAGCTGGGCCACGGCCTAGCCAGCCACCCCTGGGGAAGTAACTGACATCGCTCTCGGCCTCAGGCTccttacctgtgaaatggggcaACACCTATCCCTCAGGCTTGCTGCAAGACCCGTGGGAAaaggcctggcacacaggcaCTGGGTATGACTCTGGCCAAGCAGCAGAGCTATTTTGCTCATGGGGGACTGCTGCGGAAAGATGCATTTAGATGCTAAGG contains:
- the RASSF5 gene encoding ras association domain-containing protein 5 isoform X2; translated protein: MTVDSSMSSGYCSLEEELEDCFFTAKTTFFRNVQSKHPSKNVCKPAEEPQCPPPTLQEIKQKIDSYNTRENNCLGMKLSEDGTYTGFIKVHLKLQRPVTVPAGIRPQSIYDAIKEVNLAATTDKRTSFYLPLDAIKQLHISSTTTVSEVIQGLLKKFMVVDNPQKFALFKRIHKDGQVFFQKLSVADRPLYLRLLAGPDTDVLSFVLKENETGEVEWDAFSIPELQNFVTILEKEEQDKIQQVRKKYDKFRQKLEEALRESQGKPG